CCCAACGGCGTCCACCTGATGGACACGATTCAGCCGGAGGCCGTCATCAAGAACTACGGGACTGCTGCCCAATCCAACTTCGGGGTCAGGCTCGACATCGGCACCGGCTATACCAGCACGGTGAACGTACCCGGTCCGGTTGCGCCCGGAGATACCGTCGTCGTCAACACGTTCACCCCCTGGGTCCCGACTGCCATGGGCCCGTACGCGGTCGCCTGCTCGACCCAACTCAGCGGCGACCTGTTCGAGAGGAACGACAAGGCGACCGCGAGCGCGATGATTGTGAGCCTGGTCGAGCACTTTGAGCCGACCAACGGCGGCTACGTGCCGACTCCGGACTCGGGCCACTGGGCGTGGCGCGAACCGGCGTACCCGCGGCCGGCGCCGCCGTCGTCACCCAATGTGTGGACCATCCCGGACTCCGGTGCCTATCAGACATACGAAAGCAGCTACGTGGCATCCTGCAAGTACGTCGCCACCCTGGACTCCCCGCAGGTCATGTTCGACCACCGGTTGTACGTCGAGCCGAACTTCGACGGCGGCAACGTATCCTACTCAACCGACCATGGCTCGACTTGGACTGTCATCTTCCCGGACGGCACCCGGCCCTACGACTCTCTCCGTTCCGGGCAGTGGGGCTACACCGGCACCGTCCCCTGGGAACTGGCCACGTTCCGTGTCCCGGTCCTGCAGGACAGCGGGTTCAAGCTGCGCTGGAAGTTCATGACTGACCTTTCGGTCCAATACCAGGGCGGCTGGATGATTGACGACTTCGCCGGCATCGGCATCGCCAGGCTCGCGGCCGACGTCGGCGTCGTACAGACACTCGCGCCGGCCGAGTCGGTCTACTTCGGTGACACGATCGCCCCGCGTGCCGTAGTCCAGAACTTCGGTAGCGCGGAGCAGACGTTCGTGGTTCGGTTCTCGGTCGGCGACGGCTATGGGGACTCGGACTCGATGACGCTTGCTCCCGGCCTGACGGACACGGTTGAGTTCGCGGACTGGACTCCGGAATCGCTCGGGACCTTCAGCGTCACCTGCTCGACCGAACTGGCCGGTGATATGGACCAGGCCAATGACGCAGTCCATGGCTCGGCTACGGTCATGCCGTTCGTTGGGGTGGCCGAACAACCCCGCCTTGCCCGCGCCTTCTCACTGGACAATGCGCTGCCGAACCCGTTCACCGGCAGCACAACCATCCGTTTCGGCGTCACGCGCCGGGAGCAGGTGTGTGTGAGCGTCTACTCCGCCGCCGGTACGCTCGTTCGGACGCTCTGCAACTCCGACCTGGTTCCGGGATACCACTCGCTTGCCTGGGACGGCCGGGACGCACGGGGGCACGCGGCCGGAGCCGGCGTGTACCTGATGCGGATGAAGACCGACGTCTTCACCGCCACGCGCAAACTGGTCCTGCAGCGCTAGTCAGCATCCGACAGCAGCAGTCGGCAGGGGCGGGCGCAAGCCCGCCTCTTGCTGGACAGGTCGCGGGCTGTAGCCTACACTCTACAGAGATGGGTCGCATCCTCTGTATAGACTACGGCGAGCGGCATACGGGCGTTGCGGTCTCTGACCCGACGCGAACCATCGCGCAAGCTTTGCCGACCATCCATCACTCGAGCAAACGCGAGCTGCTGGAAGCGCTTAGGCGGCTCATTGCCGAGCAGGAGGTGACTGAGGTCGTCATCGGCCTGCCGGTGGCTCAATCCGGCAAGCCGAGCCGTCGGTCCGAGCAGGTGCGGAGTTTCGCCGGGCAACTGAGGAAGGCAACCGGCCTGTCTGTGGCGACGTTCGATGAACGCTTCTCGACCGCCCGAGCGACCGAGGTGCTGGAGGAGATGTCGGGCGGCCGCGACCTCGCGCCCGGCAAGCGCGCAGCCACCGGCCGGAACCGGAAGCGCCGCGAAGCCGTGGACCGGATAGCCGCGACCATCATCCTTGAAGACTACCTGGCTGAGATGGGGGACCGCACGAAGAACCCAGAATCCAGAGTCCAGAATCCAGAATCCAGAAGTACCGGAGCCGGGGCGTGAAACCACCAGGATACCGGTGCACCAAGGTCCTGGTCCTGACCTCTTTGTGTCTCTGTGCCTTTATGGTGGGTCACCTCTCGTGTTCGAGCCGCGTGCCGTCGAACGGCCGGAAGGTCGAGGTGGTGGTGCGGCCCGGCCAGAGCGCCACGTCCATCGCCGACACCCTGGTTGTGAAGCAGGTCATCGGCTCCAAACCGCTGTTCCTGCTATACGCCTGGTACTACAACTACAATGCCCGCCTGCGCGCCGGCCGCTACCAGCTTTCCATCGGCACCGGCGAGCGGCGCGCGCTCCGGCTGCTGGCCGGCGAAGAGGCCGCGGTGACGATGGTCACGATTCCCGAGGGCTACACCATGAACGAAATCGCAGCGGTGCTGGCGGAACGCGGGGTCTGCCCGGCCGACAGCTTCCTGAGCGCGTGCATGGATACGAGCCTGCTCCGGCAGTCCGGCGTGAGGGCGGCGACCGCCGAGGGCTACCTGTTTCCGGAGACCTATGAATTCCTCAGCGGCTCCGCGCCAGCCGATGTCGCGCGCAGGCTGATCCGCCAGTTCTTCTCGGTGTTCGCCGAACTCCACGACTCCTCACGCCTCCCTCCTGCCTCTTTCCTCACTCCCTCGCAGGTCGTGATACTCGCGTCCATCGTCGAGCGCGAAGCCAGGGTGCCGGAGGAGTTCCCGCGCATTGCCGGAGTATTCGCTAATCGCCTGCGCCGGCGCCTGCCGCTGCAGTCTTGTGCCACCGTCGAGTACCTGCTGCCGCAGCGCAAGGGACGGCTGTCGGTAGAGGACACGAAGATAGCGTCCCCGTACAATACCTATCTCCACGCCGGCCTGCCGCCCGGGCCGATCTGCAATCCGGGCCGCCGCGCGCTGGCCGCCGCGCTCCATCCCGAGCGGAACGACTATCTCTTCTTTGTCGCCCGCGGCGACGGCACCCACCTCTTCTCCCGCACCGCGGCCGAGCACGCTGCGGCCTGCCGCC
The nucleotide sequence above comes from candidate division WOR-3 bacterium. Encoded proteins:
- the ruvX gene encoding Holliday junction resolvase RuvX, whose product is MGRILCIDYGERHTGVAVSDPTRTIAQALPTIHHSSKRELLEALRRLIAEQEVTEVVIGLPVAQSGKPSRRSEQVRSFAGQLRKATGLSVATFDERFSTARATEVLEEMSGGRDLAPGKRAATGRNRKRREAVDRIAATIILEDYLAEMGDRTKNPESRVQNPESRSTGAGA
- the mltG gene encoding endolytic transglycosylase MltG, coding for MKPPGYRCTKVLVLTSLCLCAFMVGHLSCSSRVPSNGRKVEVVVRPGQSATSIADTLVVKQVIGSKPLFLLYAWYYNYNARLRAGRYQLSIGTGERRALRLLAGEEAAVTMVTIPEGYTMNEIAAVLAERGVCPADSFLSACMDTSLLRQSGVRAATAEGYLFPETYEFLSGSAPADVARRLIRQFFSVFAELHDSSRLPPASFLTPSQVVILASIVEREARVPEEFPRIAGVFANRLRRRLPLQSCATVEYLLPQRKGRLSVEDTKIASPYNTYLHAGLPPGPICNPGRRALAAALHPERNDYLFFVARGDGTHLFSRTAAEHAAACRRVRDGG